The DNA segment ACGGTCCTTAACATCGATTGCCCCCTCTGGCTCTCGACTCCTCTATAACAGAAAATTAACGAGGGTTAGGAGGGGAATCGGACAAAGTGACGCTTCGCTGCGTTGGCCCGATGTCGGCATCGCCCCACGAAATCCGCGATTTTCCTTGTAGATCAGCGTGTTGGCCGCTTACCGGGCCGAATATCAGAAACGGTCCGGAAGACAGACCGGTCCGATCAATTCCTCGTGCCTCGCGATCGCAAATCGGTCGGTCATGCCGGCGAGATAGTCGCCGATCGCCCGAAGCCGTGCCTGCTCGCCCGCGCCGCGCGTCCAGCCGTCGGGAAGCGCTTCGCGATGGTCCCGGTAATAGGCTGCAAGCGCGGCGACGATCCGCTGCGCTTCAAGGCGGATCGGCCGAAGGGCTCCGCTATCGTAGAGGTTGGCGTACAGGTGGCGTTTCAGCTGGCGCTCTTCGGCCTGGAGCGCGGGGGAGAAACCGGCCAGTTGCCGGCCCACCGAACGCACTTCGTCGAGCGACGCCACGCCCGAATCGAGGATCCGGCGCCGGGTTTCTTCAAGCACGTCGCCAACCATCGTGCCGATGCCATCGCGCACCAGCGCCTTCAGCTTCCTTTCGCGGGAAAGTCCGGGATGCCGCTGCTCGATCGCCGCCCAATGGCGCTGGACGAAGGGCAGTTCGAGCAAGGCGTCGAGGTCGAGGATGCCCGAGCGAAGTCCGTCGTCGATGTCGTGATTGTCATAGGCAATATCATCGGCAATCGCGGCGACCTGGGCTTCCAGGCTAGGCCAGCTTTGCAGGTCGAGGGCAAAGGCGGCATCGGCTTCGGCCATCGCCCATTTGGGCGCCGCGACCGGGCCATTATGCTTGGCCAGGCCTTCGAGCGTTTCCCAGCACAGGTTGAGCCCGTCGAAGCCCGGATAGGGGTTTTCCAGCGCGGTCAGGATCCTAAGCGTATGGCCATTATGGTCGAACCCGCCGGCATCGGACAGAGTCCGGTCGAGCGCATCCTCCCCGCCATGCCCGAAGGGCGGATGACCAAGGTCATGGGCAAGGCACAATGCCTCGGTCAGATCTTCATTTAGGCCGAGAGCGCGAGCCATGGTCCGGCCGATCTGGGCGACCTCGATTGAGTGAGTCAGGCGCACGCGGAAATGGTCCCCGTCGGGGGCGACGAACACCTGGGTCTTGTGGCGCAGCCGGCGGAAGGCGACACTGTGGACAATCCGGTCGCGATCGCGCTGGAACGCATTTCGCGGACCGCGCGGACCGCGATCGTCTTCGCTGAAGGCCCGGCCGCGCGACGTCTCGGGATGCGCGGCCAACGCCTTGGGAAGTGTCATCAGCTTTTCAATTTCTCAATCTTGATCTGCGTCGGGGTGCGGGTCCAGCTAAAGCCATCGACGCCTTCCTTGGCAAGACGATTCACAAAGGCCTGGCTGTCGGACTTGTTGTCGAATGGACCGACCAGCAAGCGGAAATATTCCTTGCCCTCGGTGACATATCCACTGCGCGACTTCAGCAGCGACCCGGCCTTGGCCGACAATTTCCGATATTCGTTGGACATGCGGTCCTGGTTGGATCCCCCAGCAAGCTGGACCCAATAGGTGCCCTTGACCCCAAGCCTGGCAGCCTCCTCCCGCTCCTTCTTCTCGGCAGCGAGCTTGGCGTCGCGTTCCTTCTTTTCTGCGGCCTTTTTGTCCGCTGCAATCTTGGCCGCTCGAACGGCAGCCGCATCGGGCTTCGATTTTTCGACCTTGGGCTTAGGGGGCGGCGGCGCTTCAACCTTGGGTTCGGGCGCGGGCGGCGGAGGAGGCGAGGCCTCGGCGATCGTCGCCAGCACCTTGTCGATCCCGACGAGATTGCTGGACTCGCCGGTCACTTCGCCGGTCTGGACGATCGGTTCGGGCGGGTCGTTCTGCGCCAATCTGGGTTCCGTCGACGCGGCGCGGTTCGCCGACGGCAGGCTAAAAGACGGGGATGCGCCGGACGTCGATGACGGTAGCGAGAATGACGGCGAGGGGGAGGCCGCAACCGGCTCGCGGGTTGCAACGCGAACGGGTGCCGCCACCGGCGCAGGCGGCGGCGATGCAGCCCTTGCGGTGCCGACGGCCGGCGCAGCCGGAGTTGTGACATTGGCTGCAACCCTGGCTGCAGCGTTTTCGGGGAAGATGCCGAGGTGGACGGCCGCCGCCTTCTCCCCGATGCTAAGGGCAGGCAGGAAGCGGAAGAAGGGCGCGAACTGGGCCGAACCGCCGGGCATGACGGCCTCGATCGCCTGAGCCGCGCCCGCCTGGTCGCCCAACAGCGCCAATACGAATGCCCTGGTCCTTTGCGCCGCCGGATCACGGCGATTGAGGAGGGGTTGCAGTGCGTCGAGCGCGCCCTTGCGATCGCGCGCGATGGCAAGGCTGAGGGCCAACCGGCGGCGAGCTTCGTCGGAGCCCAGCGAATTGATCGCCAGCCGATAGTCCGACTGGGCGCCGCCAAGGTCGCCATTGAGGTCGCGTGCGAGGCCCCGGTCGAGCGCGAGGGTCAGCGGCTGCGCCCCCAGGCGGGTCGCCTGGTTGAAATAGAAGATGGCGCCGTCGGCATCGCCCATCTGGGCCATCGCCGCGCCCAGGCCAGCTTTGGCCGCCGGGGCGTTGGGATTGACCTCTTCGGCGCGGCCGTAAAAGCCCGCCGCGGCCTGTACGTCACCAAGGTCCAGCGCGGCGCGACCGGCGCCGACCAACGCGTTGAAATCGCGCGGACTGGTCGCCAGCACCCGGATATGGCGTGACAAGGCGGACGCTGGAGATTCAGGCGCTGCAGCAATCGCCGGAGGGGCCGCCGCGACCGACAATGCCACGGCCAAGGGCACTGCCCAGCGGCGTGCACGCTTATGTCCTTGTTTCAGCATGGTCCTCCCATGCACGAACCAAGCTTGCTCCAACCTTGCTGCAAAGCGCCTCGCGACGGACCGTTGCGCCCCGGCGACGAGCCGGAGGCGCCTTGATCGTGATTATTGATTGTTCTGGCGGTTGAGGAAGCGGGGAATGTCGAGCGGTTCGCGGCGGAAGCCTGGCGAAGGCTCTTCATCGACCTTGGCCTGGGCCGCTCCGCGGGCGATGCCGGACATGCGCTCGAACAAGGTCCCCGTTTCGCGGGTCGGCTTAGGCGCCTCTTCGGCGATCGGGGCTGCCGGGGCGGCGAAAACGTCGGTTTCGTCGTCCGGCGGTGCGATCGGCGTCCCGATCACCGGGTCGGCAAGAATATCGTCACTGCCGAGCAAAAGCTCGTCGCCGCCATCTTCGCCGTCACCCAGTTCAAGCGGTTCTTCTTCCGCTTCCAGCTTCGGCTCGGTAGCGGCGGCAGGCGCGGCGGCAGGCGCGGCGGCGGGTACGCGCGACGCGGTCGGGAAGGTGAAGACCTTGCCCTGGGTCGGCTGGACCGCGGCTTCGGCTTCGATCCCGGTCGCAACCACCGACACGCGAATCTTGCCGTCGAGGTCGTTGTTAAAGGCCGAGCCCCAGATGATGTTGGCATCCGGGTCGACCAGTTCCTTGATGTGGCTGGCAGCCTCGTCGACTTCCATCAGGCGCATGTCCTCGCCACCGGTGATCGAGATGATGACTCCCTTGGCGCCCTTCATGCTGACCCCGTCCAGGAGCGGATTGGAAATCGCCTTTTCGGCGGCCTCGATCGCGCGATTGTCGCCCGACGCCTCGCCGGTTCCCATCATCGCCTTGCCCATTTCGCCCATCACCGAACGCACGTCGGCGAAGTCGAGGTTGATGAGGCCAGGCATGACCATCAGGTCGGTGATGCCGCGCACGCCCTGCTGCAGCACCTCGTCGGCCATTTCGAACGCTTCCTTGAACGTCGTGTCCGACGTGGCAAGGCGGAACAGGTTCTGGTTAGGGATGACGATCAGCGTGTCGACATGCTTCTGCAGTTCTTCGATCCCGGCTTCGGCGGAACGGTTGCGACGCGATCCTTCGAACGCAAAGGGTTTGGTGACCACGCCAACCGTGAGGATGCCGCGATCACGCGCCGCCTTGGCGATCACCGGCGCAGCCCCGGTGCCGGTGCCGCCGCCCATTCCGGCGGCGATGAAGCACATATGAGCGCCGTCGAGCGCCTTTTCGATCTCGTCGATCGTCTCTTCCGCGGCCGCCCGGCCGATTTCCGGCCGGCTGCCCGCGCCAAGGCCTTGGGTGATCTTGAGACCAAGCTGGATCCGCTGGTCCGCCGCCGACGCGTTCAACGCTTGGGCGTCGGTGTTGGCAACCAGGAACTCAACGCCCTGGACGTCGGAACGGATCATGTTGGCAATGGCGTTTCCGCCCGCGCCGCCAACGCCGATGACACTGATCCTCGGACGAAGCTCGTCGACCTCCGGCCGGATAAAATCAATGCTCATGGACTACCCCTCCCCTGTTCGCGGGCGCGTTGAATCTTGGGCATGAATCTTTGAATCATTGCGAGTCCGCTGCCAAGCGAAAAAGTTAACGCGGGCGAAAAAAAGCGCGCAACGTTGCCCTTCAGACTCACCATGATTCAAAATGGTACAGCAGCGCTACCTGCCGCTGCGCGTTAAGGTTAATATTCGCAACTGAAATACTTGGCGGTAAAACGCTAAAAGCCGCCGCGCATCGCCGCGACGAGGCGACCAACCAGCCCCGACGGGGTCTTTCGCTCCCGCCCCGTGCCCAACGCCAGGTCGCGGATGTCGCCGCTTCCCGACGCAGCCAGCATCGCCAGCCCGACCAGGGTCGAGAATCCCGGACCGCTGTGCGCTTCAGGAAGGCCGGTAATGGTCTTCGGCCGACCGACCCGCACGGCGCGTCCGAGGATGCCCTGCATATAATCGGCGATATTCTTCAGTTCCGCCCCGCCCCCGGTGAGAACGACCTGCCGCCCGACCGGGCCGCTGAATCCCAATTCCTTGAGCGCCTGCTCGATCTTGCCGGTCAGCTCCTCGGTCCGCTGGCGGATGACGGTGATCAACTGCGCATGTGTGATGCGCAGCGGCTCGGCCCCGTCGTCGGCGCCCATCGGGCTTGCCTCGATCATCTCATGATTGTCGCGCGGAGAGGTCATTGCCGACCCGAAGCGGCACTTCATCCGCTCCGCTTCTCGGCGCTGGACGCCGAACGCGCAGGCGATGTCGTCGGTGACGTCCTTGGCACCAAGCGGGATCGTCCTCAGGCCGACCAGCATGCCGCCCGCATGAAGCGAGACGTTGGTGACCTCCGCCCCAAGTTCGACCAGCGCCACCCCAAGCTCGCGCTCCTCTTGGGTAAGGCAGGACAGGGCCGAAGCAACCGGCGAGGCGACGATCGCCTTGACGCCGAGGTGGGCGGAGCGGATCACAAAGTCGATGTTGCGTAGCGGCGCAGGGTCGGCGGCGACGACATGGATATCGACCCCCAGCCGGTCGGCATGAAGACCAAGGGGATGGCGAACACCCTCGACCCCGTCGATCGTGTAGAGCGCCGGATGGGCGTGGAGCACGACCTGCCCGTTCCGGTCGATTGCGCTTCGGCCGGCCACGAGCAATTCGGCGATGTCCGACTGTTCGACCTGGTGTCCGCCCAGTTCGACTTCAACATTGGCGACATCGCTGACCAGCCCGCCGGCGGCAAAG comes from the Sphingomonas xanthus genome and includes:
- the ftsA gene encoding cell division protein FtsA, whose translation is MPAVSEQPLIAALDIGSSKVSALIVTLDGDARLRVLGTGQRESRGVKRGYVTDMEASEVAVREAVEIAERISGVTIDDVWASFAAGGLVSDVANVEVELGGHQVEQSDIAELLVAGRSAIDRNGQVVLHAHPALYTIDGVEGVRHPLGLHADRLGVDIHVVAADPAPLRNIDFVIRSAHLGVKAIVASPVASALSCLTQEERELGVALVELGAEVTNVSLHAGGMLVGLRTIPLGAKDVTDDIACAFGVQRREAERMKCRFGSAMTSPRDNHEMIEASPMGADDGAEPLRITHAQLITVIRQRTEELTGKIEQALKELGFSGPVGRQVVLTGGGAELKNIADYMQGILGRAVRVGRPKTITGLPEAHSGPGFSTLVGLAMLAASGSGDIRDLALGTGRERKTPSGLVGRLVAAMRGGF
- a CDS encoding deoxyguanosinetriphosphate triphosphohydrolase; translated protein: MTLPKALAAHPETSRGRAFSEDDRGPRGPRNAFQRDRDRIVHSVAFRRLRHKTQVFVAPDGDHFRVRLTHSIEVAQIGRTMARALGLNEDLTEALCLAHDLGHPPFGHGGEDALDRTLSDAGGFDHNGHTLRILTALENPYPGFDGLNLCWETLEGLAKHNGPVAAPKWAMAEADAAFALDLQSWPSLEAQVAAIADDIAYDNHDIDDGLRSGILDLDALLELPFVQRHWAAIEQRHPGLSRERKLKALVRDGIGTMVGDVLEETRRRILDSGVASLDEVRSVGRQLAGFSPALQAEERQLKRHLYANLYDSGALRPIRLEAQRIVAALAAYYRDHREALPDGWTRGAGEQARLRAIGDYLAGMTDRFAIARHEELIGPVCLPDRF
- a CDS encoding SPOR domain-containing protein; protein product: MLKQGHKRARRWAVPLAVALSVAAAPPAIAAAPESPASALSRHIRVLATSPRDFNALVGAGRAALDLGDVQAAAGFYGRAEEVNPNAPAAKAGLGAAMAQMGDADGAIFYFNQATRLGAQPLTLALDRGLARDLNGDLGGAQSDYRLAINSLGSDEARRRLALSLAIARDRKGALDALQPLLNRRDPAAQRTRAFVLALLGDQAGAAQAIEAVMPGGSAQFAPFFRFLPALSIGEKAAAVHLGIFPENAAARVAANVTTPAAPAVGTARAASPPPAPVAAPVRVATREPVAASPSPSFSLPSSTSGASPSFSLPSANRAASTEPRLAQNDPPEPIVQTGEVTGESSNLVGIDKVLATIAEASPPPPPAPEPKVEAPPPPKPKVEKSKPDAAAVRAAKIAADKKAAEKKERDAKLAAEKKEREEAARLGVKGTYWVQLAGGSNQDRMSNEYRKLSAKAGSLLKSRSGYVTEGKEYFRLLVGPFDNKSDSQAFVNRLAKEGVDGFSWTRTPTQIKIEKLKS
- the ftsZ gene encoding cell division protein FtsZ, coding for MSIDFIRPEVDELRPRISVIGVGGAGGNAIANMIRSDVQGVEFLVANTDAQALNASAADQRIQLGLKITQGLGAGSRPEIGRAAAEETIDEIEKALDGAHMCFIAAGMGGGTGTGAAPVIAKAARDRGILTVGVVTKPFAFEGSRRNRSAEAGIEELQKHVDTLIVIPNQNLFRLATSDTTFKEAFEMADEVLQQGVRGITDLMVMPGLINLDFADVRSVMGEMGKAMMGTGEASGDNRAIEAAEKAISNPLLDGVSMKGAKGVIISITGGEDMRLMEVDEAASHIKELVDPDANIIWGSAFNNDLDGKIRVSVVATGIEAEAAVQPTQGKVFTFPTASRVPAAAPAAAPAAATEPKLEAEEEPLELGDGEDGGDELLLGSDDILADPVIGTPIAPPDDETDVFAAPAAPIAEEAPKPTRETGTLFERMSGIARGAAQAKVDEEPSPGFRREPLDIPRFLNRQNNQ